From a single Alkalihalophilus pseudofirmus genomic region:
- a CDS encoding TIGR02530 family flagellar biosynthesis protein, producing the protein MNNGFPIQSVHALPKPYSKKEIPKNAAAKTSFKDVLQQQIVKPAPLKISKHANERMDKRGIEINSAQWETINRKVAEAKQKGVTDSLVITDDATLVVSAKNNTVITVMDRQEAKSQIFTNINGTIVID; encoded by the coding sequence ATGAATAATGGGTTTCCTATCCAATCGGTACATGCTCTGCCGAAACCTTATTCAAAAAAAGAAATACCCAAAAATGCAGCAGCTAAAACATCTTTTAAAGATGTCTTACAGCAGCAGATTGTTAAGCCAGCTCCACTTAAAATAAGCAAGCATGCCAACGAACGGATGGATAAACGCGGGATAGAAATTAATTCAGCGCAATGGGAGACAATTAATCGAAAAGTAGCTGAAGCAAAACAAAAAGGCGTAACCGATTCTCTAGTAATAACGGATGATGCAACCTTGGTTGTCAGTGCGAAAAATAACACTGTCATAACGGTCATGGACCGCCAAGAAGCAAAATCACAAATTTTTACGAACATAAACGGAACGATTGTAATTGATTGA
- the flgD gene encoding flagellar hook assembly protein FlgD has protein sequence MPTINESYFLQNQPKPTSNTGQNMLGKDDFLKLLITQLQNQDPSNPMDDREFIAQMAQFSSLEQMTNMNNTIQKFVDVQTSQSLVQFSELIGKEVKWVQEVDVDEYRTELQYNDNKVQSVKVDFDGTIRILLDNNRWIHHEQLTQVSAVKGNQPANPPSGDSSDENTAE, from the coding sequence ATGCCGACCATTAATGAAAGTTACTTTTTGCAAAATCAACCGAAGCCGACCTCCAATACGGGTCAAAATATGCTAGGGAAAGATGATTTTCTGAAATTATTAATTACCCAGCTTCAAAACCAAGATCCTTCAAACCCGATGGACGACCGAGAGTTTATTGCGCAAATGGCACAGTTTTCTTCACTAGAACAAATGACCAATATGAATAACACCATCCAAAAATTTGTGGATGTTCAAACAAGTCAAAGCCTTGTTCAATTTAGTGAACTGATTGGCAAAGAAGTGAAGTGGGTGCAAGAAGTCGATGTGGATGAGTACCGGACGGAACTTCAATATAACGACAATAAAGTTCAATCCGTAAAAGTAGATTTTGATGGAACAATCCGAATTTTACTAGATAATAATCGCTGGATTCATCACGAACAGCTTACTCAGGTTAGTGCAGTAAAAGGAAATCAACCGGCCAATCCGCCAAGTGGAGATTCGAGTGATGAGAACACAGCAGAATAA
- a CDS encoding flagellar hook-length control protein FliK yields MNANAMMNFFAPVTIGNTATVPKQGNGNLTSGDPFSNILSQQLSAELISEDVLIPQEEQDEISLSEWLQSLAGVRIEEEIEDLLENDSVEKLISILPVEWKDEIMAWINNLNDGEGLTISSGAVERMVKEWPEEQLAVIGVLLSQFLETQGTAKVPDMIPLDKMFPQILADTQKEPNISRIERFLEGMERALSQQKAQAPADEVIKAAINRLFTEKPDVTQTFARTTADQQPPSTILPLHNGVMFNPLMSRTEQAVIHLGDQQPKEVQQQQLLRQFEQMIQRGHFRTNEAGMNTFSIRLFPAHLGRLDVQLTQVEGVLVARLLTSSSAAKELVESQLHHLRQAFNSQQINVERVEVFSQNQSSIKDDQSSNKERPHDDSEQQKETQQAEEDDTFRAFLDELTFNEEV; encoded by the coding sequence ATGAATGCGAACGCGATGATGAACTTTTTTGCACCAGTAACGATAGGTAATACAGCTACTGTTCCTAAACAAGGGAATGGAAATTTAACGTCAGGTGACCCTTTTTCGAATATTTTGAGCCAACAGTTATCGGCAGAGCTTATTAGCGAGGACGTGCTAATACCTCAAGAGGAACAAGATGAAATATCTCTGAGCGAATGGTTACAGTCGTTAGCTGGAGTTAGGATTGAGGAAGAGATAGAAGACTTGTTAGAGAATGACTCAGTGGAGAAACTGATTTCTATCCTTCCTGTTGAATGGAAAGATGAGATTATGGCTTGGATTAATAATCTGAATGACGGGGAAGGGTTGACGATTTCTTCAGGTGCTGTAGAGCGAATGGTGAAGGAATGGCCGGAAGAACAACTGGCAGTTATCGGAGTGCTTTTAAGTCAGTTTTTAGAAACACAAGGGACCGCTAAAGTACCAGACATGATTCCATTGGACAAGATGTTTCCACAGATATTGGCTGATACTCAAAAAGAACCGAATATCTCTAGGATTGAACGGTTTTTAGAAGGTATGGAACGAGCGCTCTCACAGCAAAAAGCTCAAGCTCCTGCAGATGAAGTGATTAAAGCTGCGATTAATAGGTTGTTTACTGAGAAACCGGATGTAACTCAAACATTTGCTCGAACAACTGCTGATCAACAGCCCCCTTCAACTATATTACCGCTGCATAACGGCGTGATGTTTAATCCTTTGATGAGCAGAACCGAACAAGCGGTTATTCATCTAGGGGATCAGCAGCCTAAAGAGGTGCAGCAGCAGCAGCTATTAAGACAGTTTGAACAAATGATACAAAGAGGTCATTTCCGCACTAATGAAGCAGGTATGAACACGTTCTCTATTAGGCTGTTTCCAGCTCATTTAGGAAGGTTAGATGTTCAATTAACTCAAGTAGAAGGTGTGTTAGTAGCAAGACTGCTTACTAGTTCAAGCGCTGCAAAGGAACTAGTGGAATCACAGCTTCACCATTTGAGGCAAGCTTTTAACAGCCAGCAGATTAACGTAGAACGTGTGGAAGTATTCTCTCAAAACCAATCATCCATTAAAGATGATCAATCATCTAATAAAGAAAGACCTCATGATGACAGTGAACAGCAAAAAGAGACTCAACAAGCAGAAGAGGATGATACCTTCCGCGCCTTTTTAGATGAATTAACATTTAACGAAGAAGTGTAG
- a CDS encoding MotE family protein — translation MSKKEKTHSKLQMFVLVILIPVIFGVIFFSVILNMIGFDVLGTAKQAASSIPYVSSLIEDDEEDIIESETEEQDIDTTAEQNEIALLQQQIAERDSKITELENEVIEMEQRLLVEQELNNNATQELSEIAKTYEAMSAKNAAAIISELQTEEALLHLSQLKTDSRAAILSKMDSAAAADLMSRLTSQ, via the coding sequence ATGAGTAAAAAGGAAAAAACGCATAGCAAGCTTCAAATGTTTGTTCTCGTTATTCTTATTCCGGTTATTTTTGGGGTGATCTTCTTTAGTGTCATTCTTAATATGATTGGCTTTGACGTGTTAGGTACGGCTAAGCAAGCAGCGTCATCAATCCCTTATGTGTCAAGCCTAATAGAAGATGATGAGGAGGACATTATCGAATCAGAGACAGAAGAGCAGGACATAGATACTACAGCGGAACAAAATGAGATTGCCTTATTGCAGCAGCAGATTGCTGAAAGGGATTCAAAAATTACAGAGCTTGAAAATGAAGTCATAGAAATGGAACAAAGGCTGCTAGTTGAACAGGAATTAAATAATAACGCAACACAAGAACTTAGTGAAATCGCTAAAACGTACGAAGCGATGTCTGCTAAAAATGCAGCCGCAATTATTTCTGAGCTTCAAACGGAAGAAGCGCTCCTTCACCTCTCCCAACTAAAAACGGATTCAAGAGCAGCGATTCTTTCAAAGATGGACTCAGCTGCCGCAGCTGATTTAATGAGCCGTTTAACGAGTCAATAA
- the fliJ gene encoding flagellar export protein FliJ yields MSFDFALQKVMNVKEQEQKNSKNQYTEAMNQFEQVATELYDLLKKKEDLEQAGREKVTKGVSIYELQSSQSQLLRLQHAINETQHTTQLARERMNRKQQDMVRHSIEFKKYEKMKQVKQEQFKEEQRRLENAQMDDIAIQLFQKRWN; encoded by the coding sequence ATGTCGTTTGATTTTGCACTACAGAAAGTAATGAACGTGAAAGAACAAGAACAAAAAAACAGTAAGAATCAATACACAGAAGCGATGAATCAATTTGAACAAGTAGCAACAGAGCTGTATGACCTGCTTAAAAAGAAAGAGGATCTTGAACAAGCAGGAAGAGAAAAGGTTACGAAGGGAGTTTCTATATATGAACTCCAAAGTAGTCAATCTCAGTTATTACGTCTGCAGCATGCAATCAATGAGACTCAACACACTACCCAATTAGCCCGTGAGCGGATGAATCGTAAACAGCAGGATATGGTTAGACATTCTATTGAATTTAAAAAATATGAAAAAATGAAACAAGTAAAACAGGAACAATTCAAAGAAGAACAACGTCGTCTTGAAAATGCTCAAATGGATGACATTGCGATTCAACTATTTCAAAAGCGTTGGAATTAG
- the fliI gene encoding flagellar protein export ATPase FliI: MKAQSLISSVPSLQPYKWYGKVSRVVGLMIESIGPVASVGELCYILVGKQNQTRVRAEVVGFRDEYVLLMPLNGIQEIAPGSLVEATGSPLEIKVGSGLIGKVVDGCGELLDQQKLPKGLTSFPTDNEPPNPLKRPRIENAMSLGVRAIDSLFTVGKGQRIGIFAGSGVGKSTLLAMLAKNSSADLNVIALIGERGREVKDFIERDLGAEGLSRTILVVATSDQPALMRIKGAMTATAIAEYFRNQGLDVNLMMDSVTRFAMAQREVGLATGEPPTTKGYTPSVFAMLPKLLERSGTDAKGSITAFYTVLVDGDDMNEPIADAVRGILDGHLVLDRKLANKGQFPAINVLKSVSRVMSDLVNPIHKQAAERVRKLIATYEEAEDLINIGAYKRGSSKEIDEAIQAYPAIIEFLTQATDERMSFEESASLLMKQFG; this comes from the coding sequence ATGAAAGCTCAATCATTAATCTCTTCAGTTCCCTCACTTCAACCGTATAAATGGTATGGAAAAGTATCTAGAGTAGTAGGATTGATGATTGAATCAATCGGTCCTGTCGCATCCGTAGGAGAGCTGTGCTACATACTAGTCGGCAAACAGAACCAAACGAGAGTCAGAGCAGAAGTAGTTGGGTTTAGGGACGAATATGTTCTGTTAATGCCCTTAAACGGAATTCAAGAAATTGCTCCCGGCAGTTTAGTAGAAGCAACAGGAAGTCCCCTTGAGATTAAGGTGGGAAGCGGCTTAATTGGCAAGGTGGTTGATGGGTGCGGAGAACTGCTTGATCAGCAAAAGCTGCCTAAAGGATTAACATCTTTTCCAACAGATAATGAGCCGCCAAATCCATTAAAGAGACCGCGTATTGAGAATGCAATGAGTCTGGGAGTTAGAGCAATAGACAGCTTGTTTACAGTAGGAAAAGGTCAGCGAATCGGTATTTTTGCCGGCAGCGGGGTTGGTAAAAGTACATTGCTTGCAATGCTTGCCAAAAACTCTTCAGCGGATTTAAATGTGATTGCTTTGATTGGTGAACGTGGTCGGGAAGTGAAAGATTTTATTGAGCGGGATCTGGGCGCGGAAGGGCTTAGCCGCACAATCTTAGTTGTAGCTACCTCAGATCAGCCAGCTTTAATGAGAATTAAAGGAGCTATGACGGCTACAGCAATTGCCGAGTATTTTAGAAATCAAGGTCTTGATGTCAATTTGATGATGGATTCGGTCACCCGTTTTGCGATGGCGCAGCGTGAAGTCGGGTTAGCGACCGGAGAACCACCAACGACGAAAGGATATACTCCTTCTGTTTTTGCTATGCTCCCTAAGCTGTTAGAGCGGTCTGGGACAGATGCAAAAGGAAGTATTACCGCGTTTTATACTGTATTAGTAGACGGTGATGATATGAATGAGCCGATAGCTGATGCGGTGCGAGGTATTCTTGACGGTCACTTAGTCTTAGATCGGAAGTTAGCCAATAAAGGACAGTTTCCTGCGATAAATGTGTTAAAAAGTGTCAGCCGGGTGATGTCAGATCTTGTTAATCCAATTCATAAACAGGCTGCAGAACGTGTGCGTAAATTAATCGCTACATATGAAGAAGCCGAAGATTTAATTAATATAGGCGCTTATAAGCGAGGCTCTTCAAAAGAGATTGATGAAGCGATCCAAGCTTATCCAGCGATTATTGAATTTTTAACTCAAGCTACTGATGAGCGGATGTCATTTGAAGAGTCTGCCAGCCTTCTAATGAAACAATTTGGGTGA
- the fliH gene encoding flagellar assembly protein FliH, translating into MSKVIKSVHSKSSFKQAKQIVIRKLSEDESFQPFIHAEEDTHVESFRTASTINSMDADEVVKQKLDEADQKVKQMIEHAELHIKEMYEQIEFDKSEAIKEQEYMYEQMKEEGYQAGLLKGREDGFNEYKESIEEANSIIMSAKDEFHKVVEEAESVIVNLAVELSRRVIGRGLDEFPEVWDQLVKQVIKEVQEHEDVKIYVHPDWFERTRQQKEELHLFLTHSEELYIYADPALAENGCVIETKYGRMDATIDHQLTQLKKQLHDRLEEA; encoded by the coding sequence TTGTCTAAAGTTATTAAGTCAGTCCATTCTAAGTCCAGCTTTAAGCAGGCTAAGCAAATTGTAATCCGAAAGCTATCTGAAGATGAAAGTTTCCAACCTTTCATTCATGCAGAAGAAGACACGCATGTAGAGAGCTTTAGAACTGCTAGTACTATTAATAGTATGGATGCAGATGAGGTTGTAAAACAAAAATTAGATGAAGCTGACCAAAAGGTTAAGCAAATGATAGAACACGCAGAGCTTCATATTAAAGAAATGTATGAGCAAATTGAGTTCGACAAAAGTGAAGCGATAAAAGAGCAAGAATATATGTATGAGCAGATGAAGGAGGAAGGCTACCAGGCAGGTCTCCTCAAAGGGCGAGAAGATGGATTTAATGAATACAAAGAAAGTATTGAAGAAGCAAACAGCATTATTATGAGCGCAAAAGATGAATTTCATAAAGTTGTAGAAGAGGCAGAGTCAGTGATTGTCAATTTAGCTGTGGAGCTTTCCAGAAGAGTGATCGGCCGTGGACTAGATGAGTTTCCTGAAGTGTGGGATCAACTTGTAAAGCAGGTCATCAAAGAGGTTCAAGAACATGAAGATGTGAAAATTTATGTCCACCCTGATTGGTTTGAACGAACGAGGCAGCAAAAAGAAGAGTTACATCTATTTCTTACACATAGCGAGGAGCTCTACATTTATGCAGACCCCGCTTTAGCTGAGAACGGCTGTGTGATTGAAACGAAATACGGCCGAATGGATGCAACAATTGATCACCAGCTTACTCAGTTAAAAAAACAGCTTCATGATCGACTCGAGGAGGCTTAA
- the fliG gene encoding flagellar motor switch protein FliG: MAQSAKKGLTGKQKAAILLISLGPDVSAQVYKHLSEEEIEQLTLEIANVRKVDSEMKEDILEQFHSLVLAQDYIAQGGIGYAKSILEKALGEANAMDIINRLTSTLQVRPFDFARKSDPSQILNFIQNEHPQTIALILSYLDSTQAGTILSELPQEVQADVAKRIALMDSTSPEIINEVESILEQKLSSTMTQDYTEAGGIEAVVDVLNSVDRSTERTILDALEIQDPELAEEIKKRMFVFEDIVTLDNRSIQRVIRDVENEDLQLSLKVASDEVKEVVFSNMSQRMAEAFKDEMEFMGPVRLRDVEEAQTRIVAVIRRLEEAGEIVIARGGGDDVIV, from the coding sequence TTGGCACAGTCAGCAAAAAAAGGATTAACAGGGAAGCAAAAAGCAGCAATTCTCCTAATCTCACTTGGGCCAGATGTATCTGCGCAAGTGTATAAGCATTTATCGGAGGAAGAAATTGAACAGCTTACCCTTGAGATTGCGAATGTTAGAAAAGTAGATAGTGAAATGAAAGAAGATATACTTGAGCAGTTTCATTCTCTTGTTTTGGCTCAAGACTATATTGCTCAAGGCGGTATTGGATATGCCAAAAGCATTCTTGAGAAAGCACTAGGGGAAGCGAATGCGATGGATATTATTAATCGCCTGACGTCTACTCTTCAAGTGAGACCTTTTGATTTTGCAAGAAAATCAGATCCTTCACAAATCTTAAACTTTATTCAAAATGAACACCCGCAAACCATTGCATTAATTTTAAGTTATTTAGATTCAACTCAAGCGGGAACGATTCTTTCTGAACTGCCACAGGAAGTTCAAGCAGATGTTGCAAAAAGGATCGCATTAATGGACAGCACTTCCCCAGAAATTATAAATGAAGTGGAATCCATCTTAGAACAAAAGCTGTCTTCTACAATGACACAAGACTACACAGAAGCAGGCGGGATTGAAGCGGTCGTTGACGTGCTTAACAGTGTTGACCGTTCAACTGAACGCACAATACTTGATGCGCTTGAAATACAAGACCCAGAACTTGCTGAAGAGATTAAAAAGAGAATGTTTGTCTTTGAAGATATTGTCACACTTGATAACCGCTCCATCCAGCGCGTAATTCGTGATGTTGAGAATGAAGATTTACAATTATCGCTTAAAGTGGCTAGTGATGAAGTGAAAGAAGTGGTATTCAGCAACATGTCTCAACGTATGGCTGAGGCCTTTAAAGATGAAATGGAGTTTATGGGGCCGGTTCGATTGAGAGATGTTGAAGAAGCTCAAACAAGAATTGTCGCTGTCATCCGCCGCTTAGAAGAGGCAGGAGAAATCGTTATTGCCCGTGGCGGAGGGGATGATGTGATTGTCTAA
- the fliF gene encoding flagellar basal-body MS-ring/collar protein FliF has product MNEKFVLYKQKVTEFWSGRTKKQKSIYAGAFIAVALLLILLLLLGNRSNNVPLYSNLTLQETGKIKETLDARGIPAEISDNGTTILVPEAMVDSLKVDLAAEGIPRSGSIDYSFFQDQMGFGMTDNEFSVMERGLMQTELQDLIRNINGVNHANVMITLPEESVWLNTTQEAATASIVVDLAPGYQLDQNQVKALYHLVSKSVPNLPIENIVIMNQMFEDYFYDNDGSQSTTLSAFEQQRTIQREIERDLTLNLQRMLGTVVGQDKVLVSVTTDIDFTQENRQESLVEPVDPENIEGIAVSIERVTETYTGEGTPAGGVEGTGEGIPNFPGAVGQGETEYERTEDRINNEVNRINRDIVESPYKIRDLGIQVMVEPPEGMDVLPQERLDDIQQILGTIVRTSISGVYADELTEAGINEKIYVSSQPFEGKPDTTQAPSTVIPVWMYVVAGVLVVIIILLIVLLMRKRKQEEEEELVIQQQAAVVPDLPDEDTGESATKRKQLERMAKEKPEEFSKLLRTWLSED; this is encoded by the coding sequence ATGAACGAGAAATTTGTACTATATAAACAGAAAGTGACAGAATTCTGGAGCGGGCGTACAAAAAAGCAAAAAAGCATCTATGCAGGTGCTTTCATTGCCGTCGCTCTTTTATTGATTCTATTGTTATTGCTTGGAAACAGATCGAATAACGTCCCTCTTTATAGCAATTTAACCCTACAAGAAACAGGGAAGATTAAAGAAACGTTAGACGCAAGAGGGATACCAGCTGAAATATCAGATAACGGTACAACGATCCTAGTACCAGAAGCGATGGTCGATAGTTTAAAAGTAGATCTTGCAGCTGAGGGGATACCTAGAAGCGGCAGCATTGACTACAGCTTTTTTCAAGATCAAATGGGTTTTGGTATGACAGATAATGAATTTTCCGTGATGGAGCGAGGTCTCATGCAAACGGAACTTCAAGACTTAATCCGTAATATTAACGGCGTCAATCATGCCAATGTCATGATTACCCTGCCTGAGGAGAGTGTTTGGCTTAACACGACTCAAGAGGCAGCTACAGCTTCCATCGTAGTGGATTTAGCCCCTGGCTACCAATTGGATCAAAATCAGGTTAAAGCACTTTATCATCTAGTATCTAAAAGTGTTCCAAACCTCCCTATAGAGAATATCGTCATAATGAACCAAATGTTTGAGGATTATTTTTATGATAATGATGGAAGTCAGTCAACGACATTATCTGCTTTTGAACAACAACGTACGATTCAACGTGAAATTGAGAGAGACTTAACCCTAAACTTACAGCGGATGCTAGGAACCGTCGTAGGTCAGGATAAGGTGCTGGTGTCAGTTACAACTGATATTGATTTCACTCAGGAGAATCGTCAAGAATCTTTAGTAGAACCAGTTGATCCTGAAAATATTGAAGGCATTGCTGTGAGCATTGAACGAGTTACCGAGACGTATACAGGAGAGGGAACGCCAGCCGGCGGGGTTGAAGGAACTGGTGAGGGTATTCCAAACTTCCCTGGTGCTGTAGGGCAAGGGGAAACGGAATATGAGCGTACGGAAGATCGAATTAATAATGAAGTCAACCGTATTAACCGTGACATAGTAGAAAGCCCTTATAAAATTCGTGATCTTGGTATTCAAGTCATGGTAGAGCCGCCAGAAGGAATGGATGTTCTTCCTCAGGAACGATTAGATGATATACAGCAAATTTTAGGGACGATCGTACGCACAAGTATCTCAGGTGTTTATGCGGATGAGTTAACAGAAGCTGGTATTAATGAAAAAATTTATGTTTCCTCGCAGCCATTTGAAGGGAAGCCGGATACAACTCAAGCTCCATCAACGGTTATACCTGTTTGGATGTATGTGGTTGCAGGGGTCTTAGTTGTTATTATCATTTTGCTTATCGTCTTATTAATGAGAAAAAGAAAGCAAGAAGAGGAAGAAGAACTCGTTATTCAGCAGCAAGCAGCAGTTGTACCTGATCTTCCAGATGAAGACACCGGTGAATCTGCAACAAAACGCAAGCAATTAGAACGTATGGCGAAAGAAAAGCCTGAAGAATTTTCAAAACTTCTTCGTACATGGTTATCTGAAGATTAG
- the fliE gene encoding flagellar hook-basal body complex protein FliE, protein MELNRISSPFMLHNQLGVQNQPLKTPAEAGETFKAALTEAVQEVNELQNVSAMKTEQLARGEIDNLHDVMITGQKASVALQATVEIRNKVIESYQEIMRMQV, encoded by the coding sequence ATGGAGTTAAATCGTATTTCATCACCATTTATGTTACATAATCAGCTAGGAGTACAGAACCAGCCGTTGAAAACTCCAGCCGAGGCAGGGGAGACGTTTAAAGCGGCATTAACAGAAGCGGTTCAAGAAGTGAACGAACTTCAAAATGTTTCTGCTATGAAAACAGAACAATTGGCTCGTGGGGAGATTGATAATCTTCATGATGTTATGATTACCGGCCAAAAGGCAAGTGTAGCGCTGCAGGCTACAGTAGAAATCAGAAATAAAGTGATTGAATCTTATCAAGAAATAATGCGAATGCAAGTTTAA
- the flgC gene encoding flagellar basal body rod protein FlgC: MTLFSGFNASASALTTQRLRMDVISSNMANAETTRARMVDGEWTPYRRKMVVVEPNQKQPFSAFLGNAMKQKSEAGTGVKASAIVEDQNPFKLLYDPTHPDANEDGYVEMPNVDPLREMVDLMTATRSYEANVTSLNATKNMLMKALEIGR, encoded by the coding sequence ATGACACTCTTTAGTGGATTTAATGCAAGTGCCTCAGCACTTACCACACAGCGTCTTAGGATGGATGTAATTTCTTCTAATATGGCGAACGCAGAGACGACGCGTGCACGAATGGTAGATGGTGAGTGGACACCATATCGAAGAAAGATGGTTGTCGTTGAACCGAATCAAAAGCAGCCTTTTTCTGCTTTCTTAGGAAATGCGATGAAACAGAAATCAGAAGCCGGAACTGGAGTAAAAGCTTCGGCAATTGTTGAGGACCAAAACCCTTTCAAACTTCTCTATGATCCAACTCATCCTGATGCTAATGAAGATGGATACGTTGAAATGCCTAATGTAGACCCGCTGAGAGAAATGGTTGATTTAATGACAGCTACTAGGTCTTATGAAGCAAATGTGACGTCACTAAATGCGACAAAGAATATGTTAATGAAAGCCTTAGAGATAGGAAGGTAG
- the flgB gene encoding flagellar basal body rod protein FlgB: protein MELFSNSTFRVLERGLDGSQLRQRAISDNIANAGTPNYQAKKVSFKHTLNEAMGTNLEANKTNAKHIDFSTTNTGTKVYTNPHTTYNHNGNNVDIDHEMSELAKNQIYYNALIDRMNGRFQSLQTVIRGGN from the coding sequence ATGGAGTTATTTTCTAACTCGACTTTTAGAGTATTAGAAAGAGGGTTAGATGGTTCGCAGCTAAGGCAGCGAGCGATCTCTGACAATATCGCAAATGCAGGGACGCCCAATTATCAAGCTAAAAAGGTAAGCTTTAAACATACATTAAATGAAGCTATGGGCACAAACCTAGAAGCAAATAAAACAAATGCGAAACATATAGACTTTAGTACTACAAATACAGGGACTAAGGTATATACTAATCCTCATACAACTTACAATCACAATGGAAATAACGTTGATATAGATCATGAAATGTCTGAATTAGCTAAAAATCAAATCTATTACAATGCATTAATTGATCGGATGAACGGAAGATTTCAAAGTTTGCAGACTGTGATCAGAGGGGGAAATTAA
- the codY gene encoding GTP-sensing pleiotropic transcriptional regulator CodY: MNLLSRTRQINEMLQKSGGQHVNFKDMAETLRDAISANVFVVSRRGKLLGFAIKQEIENERMKKMLEDRQFPEEYTGGLFKVEETSPNLDIESEYTAFPVENKDLFQHGLTTIVPILGGGQRLGTLVLARLNDSFNDDDLILAEYGATVVGMEILHEKTQEIEEEARSKAVVQMAISSLSYSELEAVEHIFEELDGKEGLLVASKIADRVGITRSVIVNALRKLESAGVIESRSLGMKGTYIKVLNDKFLLELEKIKTK, from the coding sequence ATGAATTTATTATCAAGAACAAGACAAATTAATGAAATGTTACAAAAATCAGGAGGGCAGCATGTTAACTTTAAAGACATGGCTGAAACGCTCCGTGATGCAATCAGCGCCAATGTCTTTGTCGTTAGCCGCCGTGGTAAATTACTAGGCTTTGCTATTAAACAGGAAATTGAAAACGAGCGTATGAAAAAGATGTTAGAAGACCGTCAATTCCCAGAAGAGTATACAGGGGGATTATTTAAAGTAGAAGAAACGTCACCGAACTTAGATATTGAAAGTGAGTACACAGCCTTCCCTGTTGAAAATAAAGACTTATTCCAACACGGTTTAACGACAATCGTACCTATCCTTGGAGGAGGTCAGCGTCTAGGAACTCTGGTACTAGCTCGCTTAAATGATTCATTTAATGATGATGACCTCATCTTAGCAGAGTACGGGGCAACAGTAGTAGGTATGGAGATTCTTCATGAAAAGACACAAGAAATTGAAGAAGAAGCACGTAGTAAAGCGGTTGTACAAATGGCCATCAGTTCATTATCTTACAGTGAACTTGAGGCGGTTGAGCATATTTTTGAAGAGCTTGACGGAAAAGAAGGGCTGCTTGTAGCAAGTAAGATTGCTGACCGTGTAGGTATTACACGCTCTGTAATTGTAAATGCTCTTCGCAAACTAGAAAGTGCAGGCGTTATTGAATCACGTTCACTTGGGATGAAGGGGACATATATTAAAGTACTAAACGACAAGTTCCTGCTCGAACTAGAGAAAATTAAAACTAAATAA